In Pirellulales bacterium, the following are encoded in one genomic region:
- the sufD gene encoding Fe-S cluster assembly protein SufD: MPATAAISGFSSAAFEAFLQSRGEPEWLVDMRRAAWKEFESLPTPSRGDEEWMRTELRMFHLDRFQIPMAIRGDESAAVPAAVPDALLTHGVEPAGATVVRDGRPIAASLDPQLAKRGVLFGSLDALVAEHGDLIRRHLFRAMNPSYDKFAALHAACWTGGTLLYVPRGVVVDRPFHTLSGLSARGVDLGHILVILEPGAEATLLSETAGGSNTEAAMHCGGIELLVGENATLRYVNLQNWGHGVWHFAHQKGLVNRDGRLQWTIGALGSRLAKVNQHVALVGPGAQTQVNGVMFTEGKQHLTYNTLQHHAAPHCKSDLLYKGGLQDQSRLVWRGMIKVDPIAQQTDGYQRNDNLMLSEESRADSIPGLEIQADDVRCTHGSTTGRVDDEQIFYCQARGLTRKEAIRTVVAGFFQQVFDRITIESVREALGQAIDRRVREYE, translated from the coding sequence ATGCCAGCAACCGCCGCAATTTCCGGATTTTCCTCCGCCGCGTTCGAAGCATTTCTCCAATCGCGCGGCGAGCCCGAATGGCTTGTCGACATGCGGCGGGCGGCTTGGAAGGAATTCGAGTCGCTGCCGACGCCCAGTCGCGGCGACGAAGAATGGATGCGCACCGAGTTGCGCATGTTTCATCTCGACCGCTTTCAGATTCCCATGGCAATCCGCGGCGACGAATCGGCCGCGGTTCCTGCAGCGGTCCCCGACGCGCTGCTGACGCACGGCGTCGAGCCGGCCGGGGCGACCGTGGTTCGCGACGGCCGGCCGATCGCGGCCAGTCTCGATCCGCAATTGGCGAAGCGCGGCGTGTTGTTCGGCAGCCTCGATGCGCTCGTGGCCGAGCATGGCGATCTCATTCGCCGGCATTTGTTTCGAGCGATGAACCCGAGCTACGATAAATTCGCGGCCCTGCATGCCGCCTGCTGGACCGGCGGCACGTTGCTTTACGTGCCGCGCGGCGTCGTGGTCGATCGACCGTTTCACACGCTTTCGGGCCTGAGCGCGCGCGGCGTCGATCTGGGCCACATCCTCGTGATTCTCGAACCGGGGGCCGAGGCGACGCTGCTCTCCGAAACGGCCGGCGGCAGCAACACCGAAGCCGCCATGCACTGCGGCGGCATCGAATTGCTCGTTGGCGAGAATGCGACGCTGCGTTACGTGAATCTGCAAAATTGGGGACACGGCGTCTGGCATTTCGCTCATCAAAAGGGCCTCGTCAATCGCGATGGCCGATTGCAATGGACGATCGGAGCCCTTGGCTCGCGGCTGGCGAAGGTGAATCAACATGTGGCGCTGGTCGGCCCGGGGGCGCAAACGCAGGTGAACGGCGTCATGTTCACCGAAGGCAAGCAACACCTGACCTACAACACGCTCCAGCACCATGCAGCGCCGCATTGCAAAAGCGATTTGCTCTACAAGGGCGGCTTGCAGGATCAGTCGCGGCTCGTGTGGCGCGGCATGATCAAGGTCGATCCGATCGCCCAGCAAACCGATGGCTATCAGCGAAACGACAATCTGATGCTCTCCGAGGAATCGCGGGCCGATTCGATCCCCGGCCTCGAAATTCAAGCCGACGATGTGCGCTGCACGCACGGCTCGACGACCGGCCGGGTAGACGACGAGCAGATTTTCTACTGCCAAGCCCGCGGCCTGACGCGCAAAGAAGCGATCCGCACCGTGGTGGCCGGCTTTTTTCAGCAGGTGTTCGATCGGATCACGATCGAAAGCGTTCGCGAAGCGCTCGGACAGGCCATCGACCGCCGAGTGCGAGAGTACGAGTGA
- a CDS encoding non-heme iron oxygenase ferredoxin subunit has protein sequence MSEFIRVASVNDVPDPGRALVEVGDRLVALFQVGGKFYALDDVCTHDGGPLAEGELDGLTIACPRHGAKFDIRDGRALTMPATRPTVAHEVKVEGNDVFVRLSE, from the coding sequence ATGTCTGAATTCATCCGCGTTGCCTCGGTGAACGATGTTCCAGACCCAGGTCGGGCATTGGTCGAGGTTGGCGACCGGCTGGTGGCGCTGTTTCAGGTCGGCGGAAAGTTCTATGCACTCGACGATGTTTGCACCCACGACGGCGGCCCGCTGGCCGAAGGGGAACTCGACGGCCTGACCATCGCCTGCCCGCGGCACGGCGCCAAATTCGACATCCGCGACGGCCGCGCCCTGACGATGCCGGCCACGCGGCCGACCGTGGCCCACGAAGTGAAAGTCGAAGGCAACGACGTTTTCGTGCGGCTTAGCGAGTAA
- a CDS encoding metal-sulfur cluster assembly factor produces MPISEDSVREALKQVIDPELFVNIIDLGLVYGVAVEPVGEKENVKIEMTMTSPACPAGPQLIGQSKQVLSSLPNVGEVEVKLVMIPPWTPDRMTEDARDQLGIF; encoded by the coding sequence ATGCCCATCAGTGAAGACAGCGTTCGCGAAGCGCTGAAGCAGGTGATCGATCCGGAGTTGTTCGTCAACATCATCGATCTGGGGCTCGTCTACGGCGTTGCCGTCGAACCGGTTGGGGAAAAGGAAAACGTCAAGATCGAGATGACGATGACGAGTCCTGCCTGCCCGGCCGGCCCACAGTTGATCGGCCAGTCGAAGCAAGTGCTGAGTTCGCTTCCCAACGTCGGCGAAGTCGAGGTGAAACTGGTCATGATTCCGCCGTGGACGCCCGACCGCATGACGGAAGATGCCCGCGATCAGTTGGGGATTTTTTGA